A genomic stretch from Candidatus Krumholzibacteriia bacterium includes:
- a CDS encoding OsmC family protein, whose protein sequence is MADRSNGPAADHVFDGGDLDCGSGLALLIRQHIQQVPVGGILEIRSREATVRDDLPPWCRMTGHEYVGERTDDEPGTVRYFVRRGEPAEAEDDGLDEDLQQAREYDWRVRARSTGPMRSKVYFRNFTVEVGQPASFEERDEHASAVEYLLTALTASISTGFANECRQASLDVDDIEITATGRLENVLVVMGLAEEGDPGFSEITLKCFASSMDDEEALGACFERAVARSPIAATLRKACTLHMKLAVV, encoded by the coding sequence ATGGCCGATCGCTCGAACGGCCCGGCCGCCGACCACGTCTTCGACGGCGGCGACCTCGACTGCGGCAGCGGGCTGGCGCTGCTGATCCGCCAGCACATCCAGCAGGTGCCGGTGGGCGGGATCCTCGAGATCCGCAGCCGCGAGGCCACGGTCCGCGACGACCTCCCGCCCTGGTGCCGCATGACCGGCCACGAGTACGTCGGAGAGCGCACCGACGACGAACCCGGCACCGTGCGTTACTTCGTGCGGCGCGGCGAGCCCGCCGAGGCCGAGGACGACGGCCTGGACGAGGACCTCCAACAGGCCCGCGAGTACGATTGGCGTGTGCGTGCCCGCTCCACCGGGCCCATGCGCAGCAAGGTCTACTTCCGGAACTTCACGGTCGAGGTCGGCCAGCCCGCCAGCTTCGAGGAACGCGACGAGCACGCCAGCGCGGTCGAGTACCTGCTCACGGCGCTGACCGCCTCGATCAGCACGGGCTTCGCCAACGAGTGCCGCCAGGCCTCGCTCGACGTCGACGACATCGAGATCACCGCCACCGGCCGGCTCGAGAACGTGCTCGTGGTGATGGGCCTCGCCGAGGAGGGCGACCCCGGCTTCTCCGAGATCACGCTCAAGTGCTTCGCTTCGTCCATGGACGACGAGGAGGCTCTGGGCGCATGCTTCGAGCGTGCGGTCGCCAGGTCGCCGATCGCCGCGACGCTGCGCAAGGCCTGCACCCTGCACATGAAGCTGGCCGTCGTCTGA
- a CDS encoding DsrE family protein gives MSNKFCVTLSESRTNGDKATLAFVVANAALASEKDTMVFLSADGAWAAAPGEAEKIDEGEPFAPLKELVDKFVRGGGKIWVCSPCMKKRSIGEDDLIEGAQPAGGAALVEWLADGSGYCAY, from the coding sequence ATGTCGAACAAGTTCTGCGTCACCCTCTCCGAATCCCGCACCAACGGCGACAAGGCCACCCTGGCCTTCGTGGTCGCCAACGCCGCACTGGCGAGCGAGAAGGACACCATGGTCTTCCTGAGCGCCGACGGTGCCTGGGCCGCCGCCCCGGGCGAGGCCGAGAAGATCGACGAAGGCGAGCCCTTCGCGCCGCTGAAGGAGCTGGTCGACAAGTTCGTCCGCGGAGGCGGGAAGATCTGGGTCTGCTCGCCGTGCATGAAGAAGCGCTCGATCGGCGAGGACGACCTGATCGAGGGTGCGCAACCCGCCGGCGGGGCCGCCCTGGTCGAGTGGCTGGCCGACGGCTCCGGCTACTGCGCCTACTGA
- a CDS encoding M12 family metallo-peptidase: MFRSSRRAPATVLGIVCLALATSAPATAATAWWTDEAPRLARSTAADDLAQVYRTFGVDAEDFRRQLGAAPKSYTGDPGVEFLLPDPDGQPQRFRVVEDPVLAPELAARRPDIRTFSGVGLDDPYARVRFGVSDQGVHARVRTVNGSWTLDNLRELGPELAVAWWDRDAAPRRFGCGTGDEQIVSQLPDPGVALERRLGTQLRTYRFAMTATGEFTTQAGGVANTESIITTLVNLMNTLYINEFSVRFELVAMNVYTDPATDPFPNGGVLDSNLLVQNDQALDAEIGTNSYDVGHVISVNPGNPAGGLAYVGVQCNSSFKGGGGTLLGSASTGAVYPVMIHEVGHQLGSSHSFNSEQGGCNGNRSSSWAYEIGSGVTIMSYAGICGAENVLNDDIDVFNSGSQQQITNRIISTSSCGTTEPTGNSLPAIDLLPTLTIPRETAFELTANVTDPDGDALTYSWEQHDLGPASPPVDPADGPAFRNFEPVPEPSRSFPRYNAYRRGTVTPWEFLPTVDRQMTFRVLVRDNNPNGGAVVWSSQFVNVSGDPFRVLSPDGGETFEAGTGITVTWDAGGSVTDEVRILTSADGGVTWTEAVAATPNDGQATVLTPCAATTEARIRIEGVGNVFFDISDADFTTTEETTPPTLDCPDTVVLSATTAEGLPSDDPSVLTALEAVTVSDNCESSVVPVFNLPDVLPIGDTVVAASATDAAGNLGFCTFTVTVEGGTSVTDPWSDTPAATRAGFVSIAPNPFNPRTSIEFSLEREQPVRLDVLDARGRHVRTLLRDVRGAGLHEVTWRGRTDDGRTVSSGVYYLRLQTDAGRHAARVVLLK; encoded by the coding sequence ATGTTCCGTAGCTCCCGACGCGCACCGGCCACGGTGCTGGGAATCGTCTGCCTGGCCCTCGCGACCTCCGCGCCCGCGACGGCGGCCACCGCCTGGTGGACGGACGAGGCCCCCCGGCTGGCCCGTTCGACCGCCGCCGACGACCTGGCGCAGGTCTACCGTACCTTCGGTGTCGACGCCGAGGACTTCCGGCGGCAGCTCGGCGCTGCGCCGAAGTCCTACACCGGCGACCCCGGTGTCGAGTTCCTCCTCCCCGATCCCGACGGCCAGCCCCAGCGCTTCCGCGTGGTCGAGGACCCCGTCCTCGCCCCCGAACTCGCCGCCCGCCGGCCCGACATCCGTACATTCTCCGGAGTCGGCCTCGACGACCCCTACGCCCGGGTGCGTTTCGGCGTCTCCGACCAGGGAGTCCACGCCCGCGTCCGCACCGTCAACGGCAGCTGGACCCTGGACAACCTGCGCGAGCTCGGCCCCGAGCTCGCCGTCGCCTGGTGGGATCGCGACGCCGCGCCCCGGCGCTTCGGCTGCGGCACCGGCGACGAGCAGATCGTCTCGCAGCTCCCCGATCCCGGCGTGGCCCTCGAACGGCGCCTGGGCACCCAGCTGCGGACCTATCGCTTCGCCATGACCGCCACCGGCGAGTTCACCACCCAGGCCGGCGGTGTCGCCAACACCGAGAGCATCATCACGACACTCGTGAACCTGATGAACACCCTGTACATCAACGAGTTCTCGGTCCGCTTCGAACTCGTCGCGATGAACGTCTACACCGACCCCGCCACCGACCCCTTCCCGAACGGCGGAGTGCTCGACAGCAACCTCCTGGTGCAGAACGACCAGGCCCTGGACGCCGAGATCGGCACCAACTCCTACGACGTGGGCCACGTCATCAGCGTGAACCCCGGCAATCCCGCCGGTGGCCTGGCCTACGTGGGCGTGCAGTGCAACTCGAGCTTCAAGGGCGGCGGCGGCACCCTGCTCGGGTCGGCGAGCACCGGGGCGGTCTATCCCGTGATGATCCACGAGGTGGGCCACCAGCTCGGATCGAGCCACAGCTTCAACAGCGAGCAGGGCGGCTGCAACGGCAACCGCTCGTCGAGCTGGGCCTACGAGATCGGCAGTGGCGTGACCATCATGTCCTACGCAGGCATCTGTGGGGCCGAGAACGTCCTCAACGACGACATCGACGTGTTCAACTCGGGCTCTCAGCAGCAGATCACCAACCGGATCATCTCCACCAGCTCGTGCGGGACGACCGAGCCGACCGGCAATTCGCTCCCGGCGATCGACCTGCTGCCAACCCTCACGATCCCGCGGGAAACGGCCTTCGAACTCACGGCCAACGTGACCGATCCCGACGGGGACGCCCTGACCTACAGCTGGGAACAGCACGACCTCGGTCCGGCCAGCCCGCCGGTCGACCCGGCCGACGGACCGGCCTTCCGCAACTTCGAGCCGGTGCCCGAGCCCTCGCGCTCGTTCCCACGCTACAACGCCTACCGCCGCGGTACGGTCACGCCGTGGGAGTTCCTGCCGACCGTCGATCGGCAGATGACCTTCCGCGTGCTCGTACGCGACAACAACCCGAACGGCGGCGCCGTGGTCTGGAGCTCGCAGTTCGTCAACGTGAGCGGCGACCCCTTCCGCGTGCTCTCTCCCGACGGGGGCGAGACCTTCGAGGCCGGCACCGGGATCACGGTGACCTGGGACGCCGGCGGCAGCGTGACCGACGAGGTGCGCATCCTCACCTCGGCCGACGGCGGGGTGACCTGGACCGAGGCCGTCGCGGCCACGCCCAACGACGGCCAGGCGACGGTGCTGACCCCCTGCGCGGCCACCACCGAGGCGCGGATCCGCATCGAAGGGGTCGGCAACGTCTTCTTCGACATCAGCGATGCCGACTTCACCACCACCGAGGAGACGACACCTCCCACCCTGGATTGTCCCGACACGGTGGTGCTGTCGGCGACGACGGCCGAGGGACTGCCGAGCGACGATCCCTCGGTGCTGACGGCCCTCGAGGCGGTCACCGTGAGCGACAACTGCGAATCGTCGGTGGTCCCGGTCTTCAACCTGCCGGACGTCCTGCCGATCGGCGACACGGTCGTCGCCGCGTCCGCCACCGACGCCGCCGGCAACCTCGGCTTCTGCACCTTCACGGTGACCGTCGAGGGCGGGACCTCGGTCACCGACCCGTGGAGCGACACGCCGGCCGCGACGAGGGCCGGCTTCGTGTCGATCGCACCGAATCCGTTCAATCCGCGGACCTCGATCGAATTCTCCCTCGAACGCGAGCAGCCCGTGCGACTCGACGTCCTCGATGCGCGCGGCCGTCACGTGCGGACCCTGCTCCGGGACGTGAGGGGTGCCGGCCTCCACGAGGTCACCTGGCGCGGCCGGACCGACGACGGGCGGACCGTCTCGAGCGGCGTGTACTACCTGCGTCTGCAGACCGACGCCGGGCGCCACGCCGCGCGCGTCGTGCTGCTGAAATAG
- a CDS encoding SDR family oxidoreductase → MDGRRVVVLGGAGAVGEGICRVLLRQGARVAVPARDQDKPERLREALGDPDGLVTLVGEAAHPDHAAGVRDEILERLGGVDDVIVSMGGWVQNGKLVDDDIGVWIDRVSRNNLLAHLVAAQTWMPHLLERDGGSFLMINGSAGLEPIPEAGFVSIAAAAQLMIKDVLVAEHPDTAARVNALVLMTPIRSYKLTEGDPEWLHCDEVGAMCAHLLSDRGADVRGESIEFGRRDQVPTL, encoded by the coding sequence GTGGACGGTCGCAGAGTGGTCGTGCTCGGAGGTGCGGGTGCGGTCGGTGAAGGGATCTGCCGTGTCCTGTTGCGGCAGGGGGCACGTGTCGCCGTCCCCGCGCGCGACCAGGACAAGCCCGAGCGCCTGCGCGAGGCCCTGGGCGATCCCGACGGGCTGGTCACCCTGGTCGGCGAGGCCGCCCACCCCGACCATGCGGCCGGTGTCCGCGACGAGATCCTCGAGCGCCTCGGCGGCGTGGACGACGTGATCGTCTCCATGGGCGGCTGGGTCCAGAACGGCAAGCTGGTCGACGACGACATCGGCGTGTGGATCGACCGCGTCTCGCGCAACAACCTCCTGGCCCATCTGGTGGCTGCGCAGACCTGGATGCCGCATCTGCTCGAGCGCGACGGGGGCAGCTTCCTGATGATCAACGGCAGTGCCGGGCTCGAGCCCATTCCCGAGGCCGGCTTCGTGAGTATCGCCGCCGCCGCGCAGCTCATGATCAAGGACGTGCTGGTGGCCGAGCATCCCGACACCGCCGCCCGCGTGAACGCCCTGGTCCTGATGACCCCGATCCGGTCGTACAAGCTCACCGAGGGCGATCCCGAGTGGTTGCACTGCGACGAGGTGGGAGCCATGTGCGCCCACCTGTTGTCCGACCGCGGAGCCGATGTCCGGGGCGAGTCGATCGAGTTCGGGCGTCGCGATCAGGTGCCGACCCTCTGA
- the tpx gene encoding thiol peroxidase: MAEITLKGNPVHTSGDLPAEGDKITDFKLVDVDLAEKSLGDYAGKKKILNVFPSLDTPVCAMSVKNFHAKAGERDDVVVLNISADLPFANKRFCGAEGVENASVLSTFRSGFGEDYGVLIIDGPLAGLMSRAVIVVDENDKVVHTQQVGEITDEPDYDAALAAL, translated from the coding sequence ATGGCCGAGATCACGCTCAAGGGGAATCCCGTCCACACCAGCGGCGACCTGCCCGCCGAGGGCGACAAGATCACCGACTTCAAGCTGGTGGACGTCGACCTGGCGGAGAAGTCGCTCGGCGACTACGCCGGCAAGAAGAAGATCCTGAACGTCTTCCCGAGTCTCGACACGCCGGTGTGCGCCATGTCGGTGAAGAACTTCCACGCCAAGGCCGGCGAGCGCGACGACGTGGTCGTCCTGAACATCTCGGCCGATCTGCCCTTCGCGAACAAGCGTTTCTGCGGGGCCGAGGGCGTGGAGAACGCTTCGGTGCTCAGCACCTTCCGCAGTGGTTTCGGCGAGGACTACGGCGTGCTGATCATCGACGGCCCGCTGGCCGGTCTGATGTCGCGCGCGGTGATCGTGGTCGACGAGAACGACAAGGTGGTCCACACCCAGCAGGTGGGCGAGATCACCGACGAGCCGGACTACGACGCCGCCCTGGCTGCTCTCTGA
- a CDS encoding DNA-formamidopyrimidine glycosylase family protein: MPELPEVERGRRIAEAAARGRRIARVKCADDRIVYDGVAPSTVQRRLRGRRVEAVHRHGKQLWFELDAGPHPLFHFGMTGAFRVPQQPDLQLRSGPKVDGHEPWPPRFTRIHLFLEDGGELVMTNARRLGRIRLRSDPRNEPPISALGFDPLLGLPSPKRFVERLGRRTGTMKGVLMDQSFAAGVGNWIADEVLYQAGIDPRRRANTLAEREMLTVRRALRAVVRKAVEVDADKGRFPRNWLFHVRWGKNPEARAAGGEAIEFLTVGGRTTAWVPARQR; the protein is encoded by the coding sequence ATGCCCGAACTCCCCGAGGTCGAACGGGGCCGTCGGATCGCCGAGGCCGCGGCCCGTGGCCGGCGCATCGCCCGCGTGAAGTGCGCCGACGATCGCATCGTCTACGACGGCGTGGCCCCCTCCACGGTGCAGCGCCGACTCCGCGGCCGCCGCGTGGAAGCCGTGCACCGCCACGGCAAGCAGTTGTGGTTCGAACTCGACGCGGGCCCGCACCCTCTCTTCCACTTCGGGATGACCGGAGCCTTCCGTGTTCCGCAGCAGCCGGATCTGCAGCTGCGCAGCGGACCGAAGGTCGACGGCCACGAGCCCTGGCCCCCGCGTTTCACCAGGATCCACCTGTTCCTCGAGGACGGCGGCGAGCTGGTCATGACCAACGCCCGTCGGCTGGGGCGGATCCGGCTGCGTTCCGATCCTCGGAACGAGCCGCCGATCTCGGCACTGGGCTTCGATCCGCTGCTCGGTCTGCCGTCGCCGAAGCGCTTCGTCGAGCGGCTCGGGCGGCGCACCGGCACCATGAAGGGCGTGCTCATGGACCAGTCCTTCGCCGCGGGGGTGGGCAACTGGATCGCCGACGAGGTGCTCTACCAGGCCGGAATCGATCCGCGGCGCCGGGCGAACACCCTCGCCGAACGCGAGATGCTGACCGTGCGCCGGGCGTTGCGCGCAGTGGTGCGCAAGGCCGTGGAGGTCGACGCCGACAAGGGCCGCTTTCCGCGGAACTGGCTGTTCCACGTCCGGTGGGGCAAGAACCCCGAGGCGCGGGCAGCGGGGGGCGAGGCCATCGAGTTCCTCACCGTGGGTGGGCGGACCACGGCCTGGGTCCCGGCACGGCAGCGTTGA
- a CDS encoding saccharopine dehydrogenase C-terminal domain-containing protein — MRTLKQILVLGAGQSAPYLISRLLDLAQEHDWQITVGDRDADLAARRVGDHTRGRAIAFDINDGESRDRWIGEADVVVNMLAPRFLDLVAWDCLAHSTPMLSVSYRTRPIRDMHEEAVRKNTLLLCELGLDPGIDHMSAMALIDRVDREGGHVRAFRSYGSGVPAPENADTNPMRYVVTWNPRNVAMSSETGAQYMEHGHIKCVPFHHVFHHTWHVDVDGVGRLEAYPNRDSLSYMQSFGLDEVETMIRGTLRYPGWSETWSRIVALGLPNEHLRIPDLENRTYRDVVEMFLPMILSGDRVPDIEERVSKFLDISPTGRIMENLRWLGLFSDEKIEGQGETAAAMLTNLLARKMPLRHGDRDVVIIKHELDVEYDDRPAEHIGSTMVHRGEPDGFTAMARSVGAPVVMVTRLLLTGELDLVGAHLPLHPSIHGPVLRDLGDEGMAFTETRGPVADSGARGAG, encoded by the coding sequence GTGAGAACCTTGAAGCAGATCCTCGTCCTCGGCGCCGGACAGAGCGCGCCCTACCTGATCTCACGCCTGCTCGACCTGGCGCAAGAGCACGACTGGCAGATCACCGTCGGCGACCGCGACGCCGACCTCGCCGCCCGCCGCGTGGGAGATCACACCCGGGGACGGGCGATCGCCTTCGACATCAACGACGGGGAGAGCCGTGACCGCTGGATCGGCGAGGCCGACGTCGTGGTCAACATGCTCGCCCCACGCTTCCTCGACCTGGTCGCGTGGGACTGCCTCGCCCACTCCACGCCGATGCTCTCGGTCAGCTACCGCACGCGCCCGATCCGGGACATGCACGAGGAGGCCGTGCGGAAGAACACCCTGCTGCTGTGCGAACTGGGCCTGGACCCGGGGATCGACCACATGTCGGCCATGGCGCTCATCGACCGTGTGGATCGCGAGGGGGGCCACGTACGCGCCTTCCGTAGCTACGGCAGCGGAGTCCCGGCACCGGAGAACGCCGACACCAATCCCATGCGCTACGTCGTGACCTGGAACCCCCGCAACGTGGCCATGAGCAGCGAGACGGGCGCGCAGTACATGGAGCACGGGCACATCAAGTGCGTGCCCTTCCACCACGTCTTCCATCACACCTGGCACGTCGACGTCGATGGGGTCGGAAGGCTCGAGGCCTATCCGAACCGTGACTCGCTCAGCTACATGCAGAGCTTCGGCCTCGACGAGGTCGAGACCATGATCCGCGGCACCTTGCGCTACCCGGGCTGGAGCGAGACGTGGTCACGCATCGTGGCCCTGGGTCTGCCGAACGAACACCTGCGCATTCCCGACCTGGAGAACAGGACGTACCGTGACGTCGTCGAGATGTTCCTGCCGATGATCCTCTCCGGTGACCGGGTTCCCGACATCGAGGAACGGGTCTCGAAGTTCCTCGACATCAGCCCCACCGGCCGGATCATGGAGAACCTGCGCTGGCTCGGACTGTTCTCCGACGAGAAGATCGAGGGCCAGGGCGAGACCGCAGCGGCCATGCTGACCAATCTCCTGGCGCGGAAGATGCCGCTGAGGCACGGCGACCGCGACGTGGTGATCATCAAGCACGAACTCGACGTGGAGTACGACGACCGGCCGGCCGAGCACATCGGCTCGACCATGGTCCATCGCGGCGAACCCGACGGTTTCACGGCGATGGCCCGCAGCGTGGGAGCACCGGTGGTCATGGTGACGCGGTTGCTCCTGACCGGGGAACTGGACCTGGTCGGGGCCCACCTCCCGTTGCACCCGTCGATCCATGGCCCCGTGCTGCGCGATCTCGGCGACGAAGGCATGGCCTTCACCGAGACGCGGGGACCGGTGGCCGATTCCGGAGCGCGGGGAGCCGGATGA